The following coding sequences are from one Natrarchaeobius halalkaliphilus window:
- a CDS encoding thiamine pyrophosphate-binding protein, which yields MSDNRNQTGADLVTSALEEYGVSRIFGNPGTTELPLLRSLSSSDMEYVLGLHEDIAVGMAAGYASTRRYHAYDDDSILPLGVANLHVGPGTAHGLGNLQNAMVSGVPLLVTAGNHSTDFQHEEPILSGDLEGMAREYTKWSTEVSDIAALPTVLRRAVRVALTPPTGPVFVSFPMDVLMAETDADPERLGPIPTLGVGDSEQLDRAAEALIDASDPAIVLGDWVGRSGSDAVSAAVDLAEASGAPVYGELITCEVNFPHDHPQWISALPPVEDMARRHLEADTLVLVGTHSNTTYIPHDTPLIDAETTCVQINPEAWEVGKNVPADVAVVGDPGEAMATIASQVDDGITEATRRSRIDRVAERRNWLDAGGDSDGTDASATADVTKARLVDSLRDAAPDAFVVNESNTSKYPLIEGYDFQPEQWLSNKNGGLGYGLPASLGAAVAWSEHPDSRSVVGFVGDGSFWYYPQSIYTAVRYGLDVTVVVPNNRSYHILKEGMTTIYGGSIDDHEYVGMDFEPEPGIAANARSHGAVAEHVQDLADLDSTLDEAVTTEGPVVVDVSVSD from the coding sequence ATGAGTGATAATCGCAATCAGACGGGAGCTGATCTCGTTACCAGTGCACTCGAGGAGTACGGCGTGTCGCGTATTTTCGGCAACCCCGGAACGACCGAGCTACCACTCCTTCGATCGCTCTCGTCCTCAGACATGGAGTACGTTCTCGGTCTCCACGAGGACATTGCCGTCGGAATGGCGGCCGGATACGCGAGCACTCGTCGGTACCACGCGTACGACGACGACTCGATACTCCCGCTCGGCGTGGCCAACCTCCACGTCGGGCCGGGGACGGCTCACGGGCTCGGAAACCTCCAGAACGCGATGGTCTCGGGCGTTCCGTTGCTCGTCACGGCGGGCAACCACAGCACCGACTTTCAACACGAAGAACCGATCCTCTCGGGGGATCTCGAAGGAATGGCCCGCGAATATACCAAGTGGAGCACCGAGGTCTCGGATATCGCCGCACTTCCCACGGTGCTTCGGCGGGCGGTTCGCGTCGCGTTGACGCCGCCGACCGGACCGGTCTTTGTGAGCTTTCCGATGGACGTACTGATGGCCGAAACCGACGCGGACCCGGAACGACTCGGTCCGATTCCGACGTTAGGAGTCGGTGACTCCGAGCAACTCGACCGCGCCGCCGAGGCGTTGATCGACGCCTCCGATCCAGCGATCGTACTGGGCGACTGGGTCGGACGATCGGGGTCGGACGCGGTCTCGGCTGCGGTGGACCTGGCAGAGGCCTCCGGTGCGCCGGTTTACGGCGAGCTCATCACCTGCGAAGTCAACTTCCCGCACGATCATCCGCAGTGGATTTCGGCGTTGCCCCCGGTCGAAGACATGGCTCGCAGACACCTCGAGGCGGATACGCTCGTCCTGGTCGGAACGCATTCCAATACGACGTACATCCCTCACGATACGCCACTGATCGACGCGGAGACGACCTGTGTACAGATCAATCCCGAGGCGTGGGAAGTCGGGAAGAACGTTCCTGCCGACGTCGCCGTCGTCGGCGATCCCGGCGAGGCGATGGCAACGATCGCCTCACAGGTCGATGACGGGATTACCGAGGCGACGCGCCGATCGAGGATCGACCGGGTCGCGGAGCGACGGAACTGGCTCGACGCTGGTGGCGATTCCGACGGGACCGATGCGTCCGCGACGGCCGACGTAACGAAAGCCCGTCTCGTCGACTCACTTCGTGACGCGGCACCGGACGCGTTCGTCGTCAACGAAAGTAACACGAGCAAGTATCCTCTGATCGAGGGATACGACTTCCAGCCCGAGCAGTGGCTGTCGAACAAAAACGGGGGACTGGGATACGGTCTTCCGGCGTCTCTCGGCGCTGCGGTCGCGTGGTCGGAGCACCCTGACTCACGTTCAGTCGTTGGGTTCGTCGGTGACGGCTCGTTCTGGTACTATCCGCAGTCGATTTACACCGCCGTTCGCTACGGTCTTGACGTGACGGTCGTCGTCCCGAACAATCGGAGCTATCACATCCTCAAAGAAGGCATGACGACGATATATGGGGGTTCGATCGACGATCACGAGTACGTCGGAATGGACTTCGAACCGGAGCCCGGAATCGCTGCCAACGCGCGCAGCCACGGTGCAGTGGCCGAACACGTCCAGGATCTCGCTGACCTGGATTCCACGCTCGATGAGGCGGTCACGACCGAGGGACCGGTCGTCGTCGACGTCAGCGTCTCCGACTGA
- a CDS encoding IclR family transcriptional regulator, translating to MEHGSRKNELETTHRSLELVETIKRLDGATLAELTNESGLAKSTVFKHLKTLAKSGYLEKEGERYHIGMKFYNLGQYARTRKRAYNLATKTARRLTEETNEEVDVGIENDDRELIIYESYHPEHRYEAGEVQSRNPDYHTGTYYYLHWTAAGKALLAAMPDSHVERIVDRWGLPSRTEQTITEESALYDELETIRDRGYALSDEEFVDGLRAVGRSVCDPTGEVVCAISLFAPAYRMTDDRFTEEIPALLEEATTELEREINPFE from the coding sequence ATGGAACACGGCTCACGGAAGAACGAGCTCGAAACGACGCATCGGTCGCTCGAACTCGTCGAGACGATCAAACGTCTCGACGGAGCGACGTTGGCGGAGCTCACGAACGAGTCGGGGTTAGCAAAGAGCACGGTGTTCAAACATCTGAAAACGTTAGCGAAGAGCGGGTATCTCGAAAAGGAAGGAGAACGCTACCACATCGGAATGAAATTCTACAACCTCGGTCAGTACGCCCGGACCCGCAAGCGGGCGTACAATCTCGCGACGAAGACCGCGAGACGACTTACCGAGGAGACGAACGAAGAGGTCGACGTGGGGATCGAAAACGACGATCGTGAGCTTATTATCTACGAATCGTACCATCCGGAGCACCGGTACGAAGCGGGCGAAGTCCAGTCGAGAAATCCCGACTACCACACCGGAACCTACTACTACCTCCACTGGACGGCAGCCGGCAAGGCCCTGCTCGCCGCGATGCCGGATAGCCACGTCGAAAGAATCGTCGACCGCTGGGGGCTACCGAGCCGGACGGAGCAGACGATCACCGAGGAATCGGCGTTGTACGACGAACTCGAAACGATACGGGACCGCGGATACGCTCTCTCCGACGAGGAGTTCGTCGATGGACTTCGTGCCGTGGGTCGGAGCGTGTGTGATCCTACCGGGGAGGTAGTGTGTGCGATTTCCCTGTTCGCACCCGCGTACCGAATGACCGACGATCGGTTCACCGAGGAGATCCCGGCGCTACTCGAAGAAGCGACGACGGAACTCGAGCGGGAGATCAATCCTTTCGAGTGA
- a CDS encoding peptidase dimerization domain-containing protein: MSESEASPAKRRGREWIESNRSSITELSDEVWECAEPALREYDSARAHVRFLEEHGFDVEHGIAGMPTAFVATYGTDGPVMGFYAEYDATPGNSQEQATIEKSPIAEGGSGFEDIHNGLGTAGTAAAVATRYAIEAEDLDGQVKILGTPAEKLCIGKVYLAREGYLDDLDATVAWHPHSHNTVTRYSGPGPYRTAIVDFEGVGVYGGSPWDGVSALDAATMTLNMVEQMKEHVPRDAYPSVNELITNGGQCLTNLPKTTQIWFAYRSRSQAHEVLDEIRDTIERAAAAAADVTGAEYEFREVAATRPWLPNTVMTDVAYENMEQVGPPSFTDEDRELGRELLEEVGIDPPERPFDETLSPPEAEVCGNFNPDLATYVDEFDWNEVGEFNWADDVTEFSWHSPTAWIHTTYFLEGAYESRLPTWTTAALATTNVAHETILTATKIMTGTAVDLLTEPERLERAQAEYRERTDDEYVPVLLDENVEPPTGAEDSFPPFYPESWTNPVYAARSDK, encoded by the coding sequence ATGTCTGAAAGCGAAGCCTCTCCCGCGAAGCGGAGGGGGCGAGAGTGGATCGAATCGAATCGATCGAGCATCACGGAACTCTCCGACGAGGTCTGGGAGTGCGCGGAACCCGCCCTCCGGGAGTACGATTCGGCCAGAGCGCACGTTCGGTTCCTCGAAGAGCACGGGTTCGACGTCGAACACGGTATCGCCGGTATGCCGACGGCGTTCGTCGCAACATACGGGACCGACGGACCGGTGATGGGCTTCTACGCGGAGTACGATGCGACACCTGGAAACTCACAGGAACAAGCGACGATCGAAAAGAGTCCGATCGCCGAGGGCGGCTCCGGGTTCGAAGATATCCACAACGGTCTGGGAACGGCCGGGACTGCAGCAGCCGTGGCGACACGATACGCCATCGAAGCGGAAGATCTGGATGGACAGGTGAAGATACTGGGGACCCCCGCCGAAAAACTCTGTATCGGAAAAGTGTACCTCGCACGCGAGGGATATCTCGACGATCTCGACGCGACGGTCGCCTGGCATCCACACTCACACAACACGGTGACTCGCTACTCCGGTCCGGGTCCGTACCGCACGGCGATCGTGGACTTCGAGGGCGTCGGGGTCTATGGAGGGAGTCCCTGGGACGGAGTCAGCGCTCTCGACGCGGCGACTATGACGCTGAACATGGTCGAACAGATGAAAGAGCACGTTCCGCGGGACGCGTACCCATCGGTCAACGAACTTATCACGAACGGGGGGCAGTGCCTGACGAACCTGCCGAAGACCACCCAAATCTGGTTCGCCTACCGAAGTCGCTCGCAAGCTCACGAGGTCCTCGACGAGATCAGAGACACGATCGAGCGAGCGGCAGCCGCCGCCGCCGACGTGACCGGCGCGGAGTACGAGTTCCGTGAAGTCGCCGCGACGCGACCGTGGCTTCCGAACACGGTGATGACCGACGTCGCGTACGAAAATATGGAGCAGGTCGGTCCGCCCTCCTTTACCGATGAAGACCGAGAGCTCGGTCGTGAGCTCCTCGAGGAAGTCGGCATTGATCCGCCTGAACGGCCGTTCGACGAGACGCTCTCGCCTCCCGAAGCGGAGGTCTGCGGAAACTTCAACCCCGACCTCGCGACGTACGTCGACGAATTCGACTGGAACGAAGTCGGTGAGTTCAACTGGGCCGACGACGTCACGGAGTTCAGCTGGCACTCTCCGACGGCCTGGATCCACACGACGTACTTCCTCGAGGGCGCGTACGAATCGCGGCTCCCGACGTGGACGACCGCCGCACTCGCGACGACGAACGTCGCACACGAAACGATCTTGACGGCAACGAAGATTATGACCGGAACCGCTGTCGATCTCCTGACCGAACCGGAACGTCTCGAGCGGGCGCAGGCGGAGTATCGAGAACGGACCGACGACGAGTACGTTCCCGTGCTTCTCGACGAAAACGTCGAACCGCCGACCGGTGCCGAAGATTCCTTCCCGCCGTTTTATCCGGAATCGTGGACAAACCCGGTCTACGCCGCCCGTTCGGACAAGTAA
- a CDS encoding ABC transporter substrate-binding protein, whose translation MYTRRSLLRTTGVATVATAGLAGCLGGNGDDEDETSGEDELADEVNVAIYGGAMGDGISETILDGFEDEYDITVNAETYPDNWDLIAQVQAGSTDLDVLILDDTAVPSAVSDDLVQPIREENVPNLDEIMADFSPYEQAFDPGDEIHYGPFQFFGDGLAYNADVLSEPQSWEDVYTDETEGSVIYTSWIDRVVGIAASHEGLSVSELDQDSDAEMEQIWDRVESMNEYVFEWADTGGILQDSFANEQALAGMLWYGRVAALQDDDVAVEYTIPEEGAPMATSGFSVSADTNRRYTAETFIDYTLDPDTQYEYSSVMGYAPTAEMDEVPELVENSPDYQNRDRLNFWNASLLVENMEEWSLEFQETIGG comes from the coding sequence ATGTACACACGACGATCACTGCTTCGAACGACTGGCGTAGCTACCGTCGCCACAGCGGGATTGGCCGGCTGTCTCGGCGGGAACGGTGATGACGAGGACGAGACGTCCGGGGAAGACGAACTGGCAGACGAAGTGAACGTGGCGATTTACGGTGGCGCGATGGGGGACGGGATATCGGAAACCATACTTGATGGGTTCGAAGACGAATACGACATCACGGTCAACGCGGAAACGTATCCCGATAACTGGGATCTCATCGCTCAGGTGCAGGCCGGATCGACGGATCTGGACGTACTCATCTTGGACGACACCGCAGTTCCGTCGGCAGTGTCCGATGACCTCGTACAGCCGATACGGGAGGAAAACGTTCCGAACTTGGACGAGATCATGGCCGATTTCAGCCCGTACGAGCAGGCGTTCGACCCGGGTGACGAGATACATTACGGGCCATTCCAGTTCTTCGGAGACGGCCTCGCCTACAACGCCGACGTGCTATCGGAGCCACAGTCCTGGGAAGACGTCTACACGGACGAGACGGAAGGGAGCGTCATCTACACGTCCTGGATCGACCGAGTCGTCGGTATCGCCGCGAGCCACGAGGGACTAAGCGTGAGCGAACTCGATCAGGACTCCGACGCGGAAATGGAGCAAATCTGGGACCGCGTCGAATCGATGAACGAGTACGTGTTCGAGTGGGCGGACACCGGCGGTATCCTTCAGGACTCGTTCGCGAACGAGCAAGCGCTGGCGGGAATGCTGTGGTACGGTCGGGTGGCCGCCCTCCAGGACGACGACGTCGCGGTCGAGTACACGATACCCGAAGAAGGCGCACCGATGGCGACGAGCGGATTTTCGGTTTCGGCGGACACCAACAGACGGTACACGGCCGAGACGTTCATCGATTACACGCTCGATCCGGACACGCAGTACGAGTATTCGTCGGTGATGGGATACGCACCGACGGCCGAGATGGACGAGGTGCCGGAACTCGTCGAAAACAGCCCGGACTATCAGAACCGAGACCGTCTGAATTTCTGGAACGCGTCTTTGCTGGTCGAAAACATGGAGGAATGGTCGCTCGAGTTCCAGGAAACGATCGGTGGGTAA
- a CDS encoding ABC transporter ATP-binding protein, whose amino-acid sequence MASASRQSQGELDESESDVILRLDGVTKNFGSVTAVDDVSFSVRKGEFFSIVGPSGCGKTTTLRMIAGFEQPSDGRILLSSEDVSRVPPYDRDLGMVFQGYALFPHKTVGENVGFGLKMQGEDPEERQEHVADILDLVDLAGTQDRYPKELSGGQQQRVALARALVIEPSVLLLDEPLSNLDRKLREEMRFELKRIQEELGITTIYVTHDQEEAMSMSDRVLVLNGGESEQVAPPYDIYHRPRNQFVAEFIGDVNTFPGTVEAVTEDDYHVDLETEATGTVEVKRTVARNEFEVGDDVLLNVRPEDFEIVETGHGEDRFTGQVITSTFLGKRTNLLVDVGDQQLLVEASGRIEQDGSKAEDAITISWKRNQCILTDVDSDHVN is encoded by the coding sequence ATGGCATCGGCAAGCAGGCAGTCTCAGGGTGAATTGGACGAGTCCGAGAGTGACGTCATTTTGCGACTGGACGGCGTGACGAAGAACTTCGGGTCCGTGACCGCAGTGGACGACGTCTCGTTCTCGGTTCGTAAGGGAGAGTTCTTCTCCATCGTCGGTCCGAGCGGGTGTGGAAAAACGACGACGCTGCGCATGATCGCGGGATTCGAACAGCCAAGTGACGGTCGAATCCTTCTCTCGTCGGAGGACGTCAGCCGCGTTCCACCATACGACAGAGACCTCGGCATGGTCTTTCAGGGCTACGCGCTCTTTCCACACAAAACGGTGGGAGAAAACGTCGGTTTCGGTCTGAAGATGCAGGGTGAAGATCCCGAAGAGCGACAGGAACACGTAGCCGACATTCTGGATCTAGTCGATCTCGCTGGCACGCAAGATCGGTACCCGAAGGAGCTGTCGGGCGGACAACAACAGCGGGTTGCGTTGGCCCGGGCGCTGGTGATCGAACCGTCGGTACTTCTCCTCGACGAACCGTTGTCGAACCTGGACAGAAAGCTCCGCGAGGAGATGCGCTTCGAGTTGAAGCGCATTCAGGAAGAACTCGGTATCACGACGATCTACGTCACGCACGATCAAGAAGAGGCGATGTCGATGAGCGACCGCGTGTTGGTCCTCAACGGCGGCGAGTCGGAACAGGTCGCACCACCGTACGACATCTACCACCGCCCACGAAATCAGTTCGTTGCCGAGTTCATCGGCGACGTGAACACGTTCCCAGGGACCGTCGAAGCAGTAACAGAAGACGATTATCACGTCGATCTCGAAACGGAAGCGACGGGCACGGTCGAAGTCAAACGGACGGTAGCGAGGAACGAGTTCGAGGTCGGTGACGACGTTCTGTTAAACGTTCGTCCGGAGGACTTCGAAATCGTCGAAACCGGCCACGGTGAGGACCGGTTTACGGGACAGGTGATCACGAGTACCTTCCTCGGCAAGCGGACGAACCTGCTCGTCGATGTGGGAGACCAACAGCTACTCGTCGAAGCATCCGGACGAATCGAGCAAGACGGGTCGAAGGCCGAAGACGCGATCACCATCTCGTGGAAACGCAACCAGTGTATTCTTACGGACGTAGATTCAGATCATGTCAACTAG
- a CDS encoding ABC transporter permease produces the protein MSTRDLVRRANRDASIYFREHKNRLGLLNLFPGMALVLSLLGGALVIIGAYSVITPVPPQGDVSFTLEHYRRFFGTSYYLSVLWDSLVIAIGTTLLAFLLGYPAAYLLATTDSEHKNLYLLMLILPFWINVVVRTYAWRLILGSGGLVDWVLYDVTGVANESVQLLYSRGAIAIGLVHVFLPFMIIPIYVSLASIDRSGVEAAKNLGANRLVAFTEVTWPQSLPGVAAGVLLVFVMSFGAFVVPSLLGGRANIMIANVIGDMFGQLQEWGLGSAISMVFIVVVLTIVYVFNRWVNLGDVYGMGGDSE, from the coding sequence ATGTCAACTAGAGATCTCGTGCGGCGGGCAAATCGAGACGCGAGTATCTACTTCAGAGAGCACAAGAACCGCCTCGGATTGCTCAATCTCTTTCCGGGAATGGCACTCGTCCTGTCGCTACTCGGCGGTGCACTGGTTATTATCGGCGCATACAGCGTTATTACACCGGTACCTCCACAAGGAGACGTGTCGTTCACGTTAGAACACTACCGACGGTTCTTCGGAACGTCGTACTACCTCAGCGTGCTGTGGGATTCGCTCGTCATCGCAATCGGAACGACGCTTCTGGCGTTTCTCCTCGGCTATCCAGCGGCGTACTTGCTTGCGACCACCGATAGCGAGCACAAGAATCTCTACTTGCTCATGTTGATCCTTCCGTTCTGGATCAACGTCGTCGTTCGAACTTACGCGTGGCGGCTTATCCTCGGTTCTGGAGGGTTAGTAGATTGGGTGCTCTACGACGTCACGGGCGTCGCCAACGAGTCCGTTCAACTGCTGTATTCGCGCGGTGCGATCGCCATTGGACTCGTCCACGTGTTCCTGCCGTTCATGATCATTCCGATCTACGTCTCACTAGCCAGTATCGACCGCTCCGGCGTCGAAGCGGCTAAAAACCTCGGAGCGAACAGGTTAGTCGCGTTCACCGAGGTGACGTGGCCACAGAGCCTTCCGGGTGTGGCAGCAGGAGTTCTTCTCGTGTTCGTGATGTCGTTCGGTGCCTTCGTCGTTCCGTCGCTGCTCGGTGGACGAGCGAACATCATGATCGCAAACGTCATCGGGGATATGTTTGGACAGTTACAAGAATGGGGGCTCGGAAGCGCCATTTCGATGGTCTTCATCGTCGTCGTCCTCACGATCGTGTACGTATTCAATCGATGGGTGAACCTCGGAGACGTCTACGGCATGGGAGGTGACTCGGAATGA
- a CDS encoding ABC transporter permease, giving the protein MNPLTALLHRIEISDRTADRLLAGHTILLFVFIYVPILVVALLSFTPQEVPTFPMPGISLEWYGELVPPNHNEQLVDALFRSVAIGILSAIGAGIVGTIAAFGLVRYEFEHRLLSRETLNTVFLLPLVVPWIVTGIAVLTLYDMIGIRGTFFSVVLGHVLITIPFVVIIVSSQLYGLDRSIEEAAKNLGATELRTFYEITLPILAPSIIAGMLFAFTISFDNFTQTFFWATTGTETLPIVIYSMIRTGIDPSVNAIGTVIVLFSLSVAFLGERLSKRILE; this is encoded by the coding sequence ATGAATCCGCTGACCGCCCTCCTACACAGGATCGAGATTTCGGACCGAACGGCGGATCGTCTACTCGCGGGACACACGATCTTGCTGTTCGTCTTCATCTACGTGCCGATCCTGGTCGTCGCACTGCTTTCATTTACTCCTCAAGAGGTCCCCACGTTCCCGATGCCCGGCATCAGTCTCGAGTGGTACGGTGAGCTCGTCCCACCGAACCACAACGAACAGCTCGTCGACGCGCTGTTCCGGAGCGTCGCGATCGGGATTCTCTCGGCGATCGGTGCCGGAATCGTGGGAACCATCGCCGCGTTCGGTCTCGTTCGATACGAGTTCGAACACCGCCTCCTCTCTCGAGAGACGCTCAATACCGTGTTCTTGTTGCCGCTGGTCGTCCCGTGGATCGTGACCGGTATCGCGGTGTTAACCCTCTACGATATGATCGGAATCCGAGGCACGTTCTTCTCGGTCGTTCTGGGTCACGTCCTGATCACGATTCCGTTCGTCGTCATCATCGTCTCGAGCCAGCTGTACGGTCTCGATCGATCGATCGAAGAGGCGGCGAAGAATCTGGGTGCGACCGAACTCCGGACGTTCTACGAGATTACGCTCCCGATCCTGGCACCGTCTATCATCGCAGGGATGCTGTTCGCGTTCACGATCTCGTTCGACAACTTCACGCAGACGTTCTTCTGGGCGACGACCGGAACGGAGACGCTTCCGATCGTCATCTACTCGATGATCCGAACGGGAATCGATCCGTCCGTCAACGCGATCGGAACTGTCATCGTACTCTTCTCGCTTTCGGTGGCGTTCCTCGGTGAACGCCTGTCGAAGCGAATCCTCGAGTAG
- a CDS encoding M20/M25/M40 family metallo-hydrolase, whose product MAAFSEPKAHAVDWVDRNSDQLSTFEQRIWEYAEPAWREYRSADAYADLLEEEGFEVERGSAGMPTAFVATYGDGDPVIATYAEYDAVPGNSQRRVPYREPREGLHEYAPGHTDPHSILGVGSLGGALAAKDAIDEYDLDGTIRFFGEPAEKVCGSKPIHATKGYFDDHDAHLSYHPYPTNTTVWETHCGSYWSVVFEFECEEPHTWTQSNIVPDASPWHADARAPGALDALCLMYTNTKYTKEAMFPHTGHWILNEYVMTAGQKTSDNLAPRISQIQYCWRAPTLDLQQRIYEVLRQNAEHAAGVSHCSLSETWVAKTRVGLANNAMAAATYDNLEAIGPPTLDEAAREFGRDVQETLEIEPMENPFNEGAETLVPPEEYEETVRSGLPDWQQNFTSDDYVDYTWHAPTVRLYTGRPWLRPPSDDYSYPEWAYNAVGGVPEITHPGMFVASKTIAATIVDLLTKPSVLEQARDEFERRTGGGVGGSDWVEPLLPASFDAPVDLPWPEYVETPRGREWMLPTRREESTAGDVPAARE is encoded by the coding sequence ATGGCAGCGTTTTCAGAGCCGAAAGCCCATGCAGTCGACTGGGTAGATCGGAATAGCGACCAGCTATCGACGTTCGAACAGCGAATCTGGGAGTACGCGGAACCCGCTTGGCGCGAGTATCGTTCGGCAGATGCTTACGCCGACTTACTTGAGGAGGAGGGATTCGAGGTTGAGCGAGGGTCCGCCGGTATGCCGACGGCGTTCGTAGCGACCTATGGTGACGGGGACCCCGTCATCGCAACGTACGCGGAGTACGATGCCGTCCCTGGAAACTCCCAGCGACGCGTTCCGTACCGGGAACCACGAGAGGGTCTCCACGAGTATGCACCGGGACATACGGACCCCCACTCGATACTGGGTGTCGGTTCGTTAGGTGGGGCGCTCGCGGCGAAGGACGCGATCGACGAGTACGATCTGGACGGAACGATACGCTTTTTCGGGGAGCCTGCGGAGAAGGTCTGTGGCTCGAAGCCGATTCACGCCACAAAGGGATATTTCGACGACCACGATGCTCACCTGTCGTACCACCCGTATCCGACGAACACGACCGTCTGGGAGACGCACTGTGGATCGTACTGGAGCGTGGTCTTCGAGTTCGAGTGCGAGGAGCCACACACGTGGACGCAATCGAACATCGTTCCTGATGCGAGCCCGTGGCATGCGGATGCACGTGCACCGGGCGCGCTGGACGCCCTGTGTCTGATGTACACGAACACGAAATACACGAAAGAGGCGATGTTCCCACATACCGGTCACTGGATTCTCAACGAATACGTGATGACTGCTGGACAGAAAACCTCGGACAATCTGGCACCCCGAATTAGTCAGATACAGTACTGCTGGCGGGCACCCACGTTGGATCTTCAGCAGCGTATCTACGAGGTATTGCGCCAGAACGCCGAACACGCAGCCGGCGTGAGCCACTGTTCGCTTTCGGAAACGTGGGTGGCAAAGACCCGCGTCGGCCTCGCGAACAACGCGATGGCGGCCGCGACGTACGATAATCTCGAGGCGATCGGCCCGCCGACGCTCGACGAGGCGGCTCGCGAGTTCGGTCGGGACGTTCAGGAGACCCTCGAAATCGAACCGATGGAGAACCCGTTCAACGAGGGTGCCGAAACGCTCGTTCCGCCGGAGGAGTACGAGGAAACCGTTCGCTCCGGGCTGCCGGACTGGCAGCAAAACTTCACCTCGGACGACTACGTCGACTACACGTGGCACGCCCCGACGGTTCGACTCTACACGGGTCGTCCGTGGCTCCGTCCGCCAAGCGACGACTATTCGTACCCCGAGTGGGCGTACAACGCCGTCGGCGGCGTTCCCGAGATCACCCATCCGGGAATGTTCGTCGCGAGCAAAACGATCGCCGCTACGATCGTCGACCTGCTCACGAAGCCCTCGGTTCTCGAGCAGGCCCGAGACGAGTTCGAACGTCGGACTGGCGGCGGCGTGGGCGGCTCCGACTGGGTCGAACCGTTGTTGCCGGCGTCGTTCGACGCGCCGGTCGACTTGCCCTGGCCCGAGTACGTCGAAACTCCTCGGGGTCGGGAGTGGATGTTACCAACACGGCGCGAAGAGTCCACGGCCGGGGACGTGCCGGCGGCGAGAGAGTAA